One genomic window of Sphingopyxis sp. OPL5 includes the following:
- a CDS encoding Hsp33 family molecular chaperone HslO has protein sequence MSDTVETWFDQPLVFTIAERHVRGRFVRLGPVLNTILSAHSYPPVAEKLLAEALVLTVLLGSTLKTDGGQLTLQAQTGGGPIELLVCDYRGGELRGYLKFDAERLAEVGPDPTLFALFGEGFLAITFDQPATDERYQGIVPLEGVSIGDAAEHYFEQSEQIPSLIRLAARHDHEAGCVAGGLLLQHLPEGEVGRDRLHTRHDHPEWEHARTIAMTLKPEELTDPAHSLETLAWRLFHEDEVRVESGITVSRGCRCSLDYFAGVLRQFPETERVDMADEAGNIVVDCAFCSRIFPIPLGEIATPN, from the coding sequence ATGAGCGACACCGTCGAAACCTGGTTCGACCAGCCTTTGGTCTTTACCATTGCCGAGCGCCATGTGCGCGGGCGCTTCGTCCGGCTCGGGCCGGTGCTCAACACGATATTGAGCGCCCACAGCTATCCGCCGGTGGCGGAGAAATTGCTCGCTGAGGCACTGGTGCTGACCGTGCTGCTCGGTTCGACGCTCAAGACCGATGGCGGGCAATTGACGCTGCAGGCGCAGACCGGCGGCGGGCCGATCGAACTGCTCGTCTGCGACTATCGCGGCGGCGAGCTGCGCGGTTACCTCAAATTCGACGCCGAACGGCTGGCCGAGGTCGGACCGGACCCGACGCTGTTCGCGCTGTTCGGCGAGGGCTTTCTCGCGATCACCTTCGACCAGCCGGCGACCGACGAGCGTTATCAGGGGATCGTGCCGCTCGAAGGCGTGTCGATCGGCGATGCGGCCGAACATTATTTCGAACAGTCCGAGCAGATCCCGAGCCTGATCAGGCTCGCCGCGCGCCATGACCATGAAGCCGGCTGCGTCGCGGGCGGGTTGCTGCTCCAGCACCTGCCCGAGGGCGAGGTCGGTCGCGACCGGTTGCACACGCGCCACGATCACCCCGAATGGGAGCATGCGCGCACGATCGCGATGACGCTGAAACCCGAGGAACTGACCGACCCCGCGCATTCGCTCGAAACGCTGGCGTGGCGGCTGTTCCATGAGGATGAGGTACGCGTCGAATCGGGCATCACCGTGTCGCGCGGCTGCCGGTGCAGCCTCGATTATTTCGCCGGGGTGCTGCGCCAGTTTCCCGAGACCGAGCGCGTCGACATGGCCGACGAGGCCGGCAATATCGTCGTCGATTGCGCCTTTTGTTCGCGGATTTTCCCGATCCCGCTCGGCGAAATCGCCACCCCCAACTGA
- the queC gene encoding 7-cyano-7-deazaguanine synthase QueC produces MQDVAGKTLIVLLSGGLDSMVCAGLAKEAGARIVALTIDYNQRHRVELESAARIAEYIGATEHIVLPLDLRRFGGSALTDNIAVPKDGVGSDVPITYVPARNLIFLSLTLGLAEARAAQDIVIGVNALDYSGYPDCRPEFISGFEKLARLATRDGDKGVDFRIHAPLQHMTKADIAAEAARLGMDAGMSWSCYDPTPEGLHCGACDSCRLRSKGFADAGLADPTRYA; encoded by the coding sequence ATGCAAGACGTAGCCGGAAAAACGCTGATCGTCCTCCTCTCGGGCGGGCTCGACTCGATGGTTTGCGCGGGCCTCGCGAAAGAGGCCGGCGCGCGCATCGTCGCGCTGACGATCGATTATAACCAGCGTCACCGCGTCGAACTGGAATCGGCGGCGCGCATCGCCGAATATATCGGTGCGACCGAGCATATCGTCCTGCCCCTCGACCTCCGCCGCTTCGGCGGCTCGGCGCTGACCGACAATATCGCGGTGCCCAAGGACGGTGTGGGAAGCGACGTGCCGATCACCTATGTGCCCGCGCGCAACCTGATCTTCCTGTCGCTGACGCTCGGCCTCGCCGAGGCACGCGCCGCGCAGGACATCGTCATCGGGGTCAATGCGCTCGACTATTCGGGCTATCCCGACTGCCGCCCCGAATTCATTTCGGGCTTCGAAAAACTGGCGCGGCTCGCGACGCGCGACGGCGACAAGGGCGTCGATTTCCGCATCCACGCACCGCTCCAGCATATGACCAAGGCCGACATCGCCGCCGAGGCGGCGCGGCTCGGTATGGACGCGGGCATGAGCTGGTCGTGCTACGACCCGACCCCCGAGGGGCTGCACTGCGGCGCGTGCGACAGCTGCCGGTTGCGCAGCAAGGGTTTTGCCGATGCGGGGCTCGCCGACCCGACGCGCTACGCCTGA
- the queE gene encoding 7-carboxy-7-deazaguanine synthase, with translation MSYAVKEIFLTLQGEGAQAGRRAVFCRFAGCNLWTGREKDRSKAICQFCDTDFVGTDGTLGGKYKDATALAATIVASWGEGEADRYVVLTGGEPMLQVDDALIDALHAQGFIIAIESNGTFAVPRSIDWICISPKAGSELVQTSGDELKLVWPQPGSDVARFATLDFGHLLVQPLDDPNAAANVQACIDLVMEDPRWRLSLQAHKSLGLR, from the coding sequence ATGAGCTACGCGGTCAAAGAGATTTTCCTGACGCTGCAGGGCGAGGGCGCACAGGCAGGCCGCCGCGCGGTTTTCTGCCGCTTCGCCGGCTGCAATCTGTGGACGGGTCGCGAGAAGGACCGGTCCAAGGCGATATGCCAATTCTGCGACACTGACTTCGTCGGCACTGACGGCACATTGGGGGGCAAGTATAAGGACGCGACGGCGCTCGCCGCGACGATCGTCGCGAGCTGGGGCGAGGGTGAGGCCGACCGCTATGTCGTGCTAACCGGCGGCGAGCCGATGCTGCAGGTCGACGATGCGCTGATCGACGCGCTACACGCGCAGGGGTTCATCATCGCGATCGAGAGCAACGGGACTTTTGCCGTGCCGCGCAGCATCGACTGGATCTGTATCAGCCCGAAGGCGGGCAGCGAACTGGTGCAGACGAGCGGCGACGAACTGAAGCTGGTGTGGCCGCAGCCGGGCAGCGACGTCGCGCGGTTCGCGACGCTCGATTTCGGGCATCTGCTGGTGCAGCCGCTCGACGATCCGAATGCCGCTGCCAATGTCCAGGCGTGCATCGACCTGGTGATGGAAGACCCGCGCTGGCGTCTGTCGCTCCAGGCACACAAGAGCCTGGGGCTGCGCTAA
- the lipB gene encoding lipoyl(octanoyl) transferase LipB, producing the protein MSHLPPPLWTVSPGLSDYPAALADMEARAAAIFAGEASERIWLLEHPPLYTAGTSSDPAELLDPRFPVYDAGRGGRYTYHGPGQRVGYVQLDLSKRGRDVRAYVSALEGWVIDALAEFGVTARRAQGRIGIWTDDENGREAKIGAIGVRVKRWVTMHGVSINVAPDLAHFGGIVPCGIAEFPVTSLAALGKMVGFAEVDAALERALPAFLDKISASD; encoded by the coding sequence ATGAGCCATCTGCCACCGCCCCTATGGACCGTTTCGCCGGGCCTGAGCGATTATCCCGCCGCGCTCGCCGACATGGAGGCGCGCGCCGCCGCGATCTTCGCGGGCGAGGCCAGCGAACGCATCTGGCTGCTCGAACATCCGCCGCTCTACACCGCCGGGACCAGTTCGGATCCCGCCGAGCTGCTCGACCCCCGTTTCCCGGTCTATGACGCCGGGCGCGGCGGGCGCTACACCTATCACGGCCCCGGCCAGCGCGTCGGTTATGTCCAGCTCGACCTTTCCAAACGGGGCCGCGACGTGCGCGCCTATGTGTCGGCGCTCGAAGGCTGGGTGATCGATGCGCTTGCCGAATTCGGCGTCACGGCACGCCGCGCCCAAGGCCGCATCGGCATCTGGACCGACGACGAAAATGGCCGCGAGGCCAAGATCGGCGCGATCGGGGTGCGCGTGAAACGCTGGGTGACGATGCACGGCGTCTCGATCAACGTCGCGCCCGACCTCGCTCATTTCGGCGGCATCGTGCCGTGCGGGATCGCCGAATTTCCGGTGACCAGCCTCGCCGCGCTCGGCAAGATGGTGGGTTTCGCCGAGGTCGACGCCGCGCTCGAACGCGCGCTTCCCGCCTTTCTCGACAAAATTTCGGCCAGCGACTAG
- a CDS encoding glycerophosphoryl diester phosphodiesterase membrane domain-containing protein codes for MPKFDMGAAWEDSLVLLRSHSVLTGTIAAVFLFLPTLAVAWFGPVPIEPAAGATFDQMMMTFRESARQAVPYQLLVSVISAIGGVGILRLWLSRTSTSVGDALVFALKMIPTMIAIQLILGVGLGLIAVLAIMPGIAAGGGAVGALLLFVGALLILGICAYLWGRLAVTSPVVADRTQYNPVVAIQESWRLTKGNGWRIALFLFLVTLVIIIVALLLGGVIGAVVGTGDGIGRMLTGFVEGGVAAVGGIVSAAISAATYRQLALTGGNAIFS; via the coding sequence ATGCCAAAATTCGACATGGGCGCGGCGTGGGAAGACAGCTTGGTCCTGCTGCGGTCGCACAGCGTATTGACGGGCACCATCGCCGCCGTCTTCCTCTTTCTGCCGACGCTCGCGGTCGCCTGGTTCGGGCCGGTCCCGATCGAGCCCGCCGCTGGCGCGACATTCGACCAGATGATGATGACGTTTCGCGAAAGCGCGCGGCAGGCCGTGCCGTATCAGTTGCTCGTCAGCGTGATTTCGGCGATCGGCGGGGTCGGTATCCTGCGCCTCTGGTTGTCGCGGACCAGCACCAGCGTCGGCGACGCGCTCGTCTTCGCGCTCAAGATGATCCCGACGATGATCGCGATCCAACTGATCCTCGGCGTCGGGCTGGGCCTGATCGCGGTTCTGGCGATCATGCCGGGAATCGCGGCGGGGGGCGGCGCCGTCGGCGCGCTGCTGTTGTTCGTCGGCGCGCTGTTGATCCTCGGCATCTGCGCTTATTTGTGGGGGCGGCTCGCAGTGACCTCGCCGGTCGTTGCCGATCGCACCCAGTATAATCCGGTCGTCGCGATCCAGGAAAGCTGGCGTTTGACCAAGGGCAATGGTTGGCGGATTGCGCTCTTTCTGTTTCTCGTCACACTCGTGATCATCATCGTCGCACTGCTCCTCGGCGGGGTGATTGGCGCGGTCGTGGGGACCGGTGACGGTATCGGACGGATGCTGACCGGATTCGTCGAAGGCGGCGTCGCGGCGGT